TGGCCTTTGCCTGTCAACCGGGCAAGGTGCGCTGGACGTACAGACATCCAATCCACCACCTGCTCGAGGGGAATCCCACGCTGGCGTGCTTCAGACCAAATGAGGGACAAGCCCAGCTGCAACGATGCGACCCCGCCCCATGCGGTACCAAAGTCCCCTGTTTCCACGTCCTTCAGCTCGATGGTGCTGGGCGAATGGTCGGACACAATGCAGTCGATCGTGCCGTCCTGTAGCCCTTCCCACAGCAGCTCCCGGTTCGACGCCTCACGGATTGGTGGGCAGCACTTGAACGCGGTACCGCCGGCCGGAATTTCCTCCGACAGCAACGTCAGGTAGTGGGGGCAGGTTTCCACGGTGAGTTTGACCCCGTCGCGCTTCGCGGACCGGATCATGGGCAACGCGTCCGACGACGACAGGTGGAGGATATGCGCGCGGGCACCGGTCCAGCGGGCCCGTTCAATGACCTCGGCTATGGCGATGTTCTCGGCGCCTCGCGGGCGTGAGGCCAGGAATTTGTTGTACTGATCGCCCTCGGCCTGAGGCGCGCGGTCAATGGAGCGTGAATCTTCGGCGTGGACAATCATGATCGAGTCGAACGTCTTGAGTTCCTCGAGGTCCTCCTCCATCTCATCAGCGTCCAGCGGCGGGAACTCGTCAACGCCGGAGTGCAGGAGGAAGCACTTGAAACCGAACACGCCTTCATCATGCAGACCGCGCAGGTCCCCTTTGTTGCCGGGAATGGCACCGCCCCAGAAGCCGACATCGACGAACGCCTGGTCTCGGGCGGCGTCGCGCTTTTCTTCCAGCGCAGCGACGTTCACGGTGGGCGGGATGCTGTTCAACGGCATGTCGATGATGGTGGTGACGCCGCCGGCGGCCGCTGCCTTGGTGGCAGAGGCGAAGCCCTCCCACTCGGTGCGTCCCGGTTCGTTCACATGAACGTGCGTGTCCACGAGTCCGGGCAGTAGGGTTTCGTCGTCGGCGAGCTCCAGAATTTCCTTGCCCTGCAACCCGTTGCCCAGCGGCTCGATAGCGGTCACCACGCCATCCTTGATGCCGACCTCGCGCGCCACAACACCGGCTCCGGTCAGGATGCGTTTGCCTCGGATCACTGTGTCAAAGACCGTTTCGGCGTTTTCCGCTGTGCTCATGCTTTGTGTTCCTGCTTTCCTGTTACTGCTGTGCCGTTTGAACTTTCATCCACATCGGCGGCGATCATTCTGCCTGCTTCGGTGAGAAGTTCAGCGGCGTTGGCCATGCATTTGTCAACGTTGGGTTCAAGGTCTGTCAGCGCAATCGTACGTATAAAGCCCGCGCGGTGAAGCTGTTGCGGGGTCAGCGGCGTGCGCCCGCACACAGCCATGACGGGAACGCCCGCAGCCGCAGCCGCCTGCGCAACCCCGAGTGGCGTCTTGCCACCCAGGCTCTGCTCGTCGAGGCTGCCTTCTCCGGTGATGACCAGGTCCGCTCCCTGCAGTTTCCCTGCCAGACGAGTCAGGTCCAGCACGACGTCGATCCCCGCCCGTCGTCGTGCCTTCAGGACGGTGAGGGCAGCGTAGCCAACCCCACCCGCTGCACCGGCTCCGGGCAGTAGCGCCGCGGGTTGTGCGGACTCCCCCAGTTCCGCGGCCAGGCACGTGACAAACTGCCCGAGGGCGTCGTCGAGCTCGGTAACGTCCGTGGGTGTGGCCCCTTTCTGGGGCCCGAAAATTGCGGCCGCCCCGTTGGCACCGCGAAGCGGATTATCGACGTCGGATGCCAGGGTGAAGGACACGGAGGCCAGTCTCGGATCCAGGGCAGATAGGTCTACGCGGGCTAACCGAATCAGGGCAGCACCGCCGTCGGAGAGTTCACCACCCTCAGCGTCCAGCAACTTGGCGCCGAGCGCGGCCAGAAGGCCCGCCCCGCCGTCGGTACTGGCACTTCCGCCTACGCCGAGCACAATATCGGTGCAGCCACGGTCCATCGCGTCACGGATGAGGTCACCGGTGCCACGGCTGGTGGCGGTCCGCGCTTGCAGCCCGCCACCGGGGAGCACCGCCAACCCGGACGCCGTCGCCATCTCAATGACGGCGCGCGTGCCCTGAACGGCATAATCAGCGTCGAGCCGTTCACCCGTTGGGCCGGTAACCGACGCCGTGGTGAGGGTGAAACCGGCACCGACGGCGGCGTCGAGAGTTCCCTCGCCGCCGTCGGCCACCGGCACCTGAACCACAATGGTGTCCGGACGGGCCGCCAACAATCCGGCAGCTACCGCCCGCGCCACCTCTGGAGCCGAGAGCGAGCCCTTGAACTTGTCCGGCGCTATGACTATCCGCATGGGGGCAGCCTAGACCAGCAGCGAAATTGCCGTTGGTGCATCCTCTGCTGACTGTGCAAGTTCTTCGAACTCATTGACCGCGTCAATGCCCGCTGCGCCCATCGAGATGTTGGTGATCCGTTCGAGGATGACCTCAACTACCACCGGCACCTGGAACTCTGCGATCAGCTCGCGGGCCTTCTCGAAAGCGCCCTGCAGATCTCCGGCTTCCCGTACCCTGATGGCCTTGCAACCCAGGCCCTCCGCGACCTTGACGTGGTCCACGCCGTAGCCCTCGAGCTCCGGGGAGTTGACGTTGTCGAAGGCCAATGACACGTGGAAATCCATGTCGAATCCGCGCTGCGACTGACGAATCAGTCCCAGGTAGGAGTTGTTGACCACCACGTGGATGTACGGCAGCTTGAACTGCGCGCCGACCGCGAGCTCTTCGAGCATGAACTGGAAATCATAGTCGCCGGAGAGGGCCACAACCTCTGCACTCGGATCAGCCTTGACAACACCGAGCGCCGCCGGCCCGGTCCAACCGAGCGGACCGGCCTGACCACAGTTGATCCAGTTGCGTGACTTGTAGACGTGCAGGAACTGAGCGCCGGCAATCTGCGAGAGACCAATCGTCGAAACGTAGCGGGTATCCCGTCCGAACACCCGGTTCATCTCCTGGTACACACGCTGCGGCTTCATGGGCACGTTGTCGAAGTGCGTCTTTCGCTGCAGCATGGACTTCCGCTGCGCGCAGTCCTTCACCCATGCGTTCCAGTCCGGCAGGCCCTGCTTGTCCTTGCGTTCCCGCGCTACCTCGATCAAGCCCTTCAGGGCCTCACCGGCGTCGGACACAATGCCGAAGTCAGGGGCGAACACGCGGCCGATCTGGGTGGGCTCAATGTCGATGTGAACGAATTTGCGGCCCTTGGTATAAACATCCAGCGCGCCGGTATGACGGTTGGCCCAGCGGTTGCCAATGCCGATGACGACGTCGGACTCCAGCATGGTTGCATTGCCGTAGCGGTGCGAGGTCTGAAGACCCACCATGCCGGCCATCAGCTCGTGATCATCAGGAATGGTTCCCCAGCCCATGAGCGTGGGGATGACCGGGATGTTCAGCAGTTCGGCCAGCTCAACCAGTTGATCGGCTGCGTTGGCATTGATGATGCCGCCGCCCGCGATCAACACCGGGCGCTCGGCGTGCTCAAGCATGTCCAGGACCTTCTCCAGCTGCTTGCGCGTCGCCGCAGGTTTGGCGACGTGCAGCGGCTCGTACAGGTCCGGATCGAACTCGATCTCAGCTTTTTGGACGTCAATCGGGAGGTCGATCAGGACCGGGCCCGGACGGCCAGTGCGCATTTCGTGGAACGCCTTCTGGAACAGACCCGGAACCTGGGCGGCCTCCAGTACGGTCACGGCCATCTTGGTGACGGGCTTCGCGATGGACGCGATGTCCA
This region of Arthrobacter roseus genomic DNA includes:
- the allB gene encoding allantoinase AllB, whose translation is MSTAENAETVFDTVIRGKRILTGAGVVAREVGIKDGVVTAIEPLGNGLQGKEILELADDETLLPGLVDTHVHVNEPGRTEWEGFASATKAAAAGGVTTIIDMPLNSIPPTVNVAALEEKRDAARDQAFVDVGFWGGAIPGNKGDLRGLHDEGVFGFKCFLLHSGVDEFPPLDADEMEEDLEELKTFDSIMIVHAEDSRSIDRAPQAEGDQYNKFLASRPRGAENIAIAEVIERARWTGARAHILHLSSSDALPMIRSAKRDGVKLTVETCPHYLTLLSEEIPAGGTAFKCCPPIREASNRELLWEGLQDGTIDCIVSDHSPSTIELKDVETGDFGTAWGGVASLQLGLSLIWSEARQRGIPLEQVVDWMSVRPAHLARLTGKGQLALGFDADFSVFAVDDAFVVSAASLHHKNPITAYEGKALTGVVRRTFLRGQEVDFQAPHGNLIRRGQI
- a CDS encoding glycerate kinase gives rise to the protein MRIVIAPDKFKGSLSAPEVARAVAAGLLAARPDTIVVQVPVADGGEGTLDAAVGAGFTLTTASVTGPTGERLDADYAVQGTRAVIEMATASGLAVLPGGGLQARTATSRGTGDLIRDAMDRGCTDIVLGVGGSASTDGGAGLLAALGAKLLDAEGGELSDGGAALIRLARVDLSALDPRLASVSFTLASDVDNPLRGANGAAAIFGPQKGATPTDVTELDDALGQFVTCLAAELGESAQPAALLPGAGAAGGVGYAALTVLKARRRAGIDVVLDLTRLAGKLQGADLVITGEGSLDEQSLGGKTPLGVAQAAAAAGVPVMAVCGRTPLTPQQLHRAGFIRTIALTDLEPNVDKCMANAAELLTEAGRMIAADVDESSNGTAVTGKQEHKA
- the gcl gene encoding glyoxylate carboligase; the protein is MPKMRAVDAAVAILEKEGATQTFGLPGAAINPFYSAMRAHGGIGHVLARHVEGASHMAEGYTRAAPGNIGICIGTSGPAGTDMLTGMYSAWADSIPILCITGQAPVAKLHKEDFQAVDIASIAKPVTKMAVTVLEAAQVPGLFQKAFHEMRTGRPGPVLIDLPIDVQKAEIEFDPDLYEPLHVAKPAATRKQLEKVLDMLEHAERPVLIAGGGIINANAADQLVELAELLNIPVIPTLMGWGTIPDDHELMAGMVGLQTSHRYGNATMLESDVVIGIGNRWANRHTGALDVYTKGRKFVHIDIEPTQIGRVFAPDFGIVSDAGEALKGLIEVARERKDKQGLPDWNAWVKDCAQRKSMLQRKTHFDNVPMKPQRVYQEMNRVFGRDTRYVSTIGLSQIAGAQFLHVYKSRNWINCGQAGPLGWTGPAALGVVKADPSAEVVALSGDYDFQFMLEELAVGAQFKLPYIHVVVNNSYLGLIRQSQRGFDMDFHVSLAFDNVNSPELEGYGVDHVKVAEGLGCKAIRVREAGDLQGAFEKARELIAEFQVPVVVEVILERITNISMGAAGIDAVNEFEELAQSAEDAPTAISLLV